From the genome of Sediminibacter sp. Hel_I_10:
TACAGAGTCCAAGAACATCGCATCCTTTACATTTAATATCCAGAAACCTTGGTATGCCACCAATCTTGCCATAGCAATGTACTTGCTTATTGTGGTGTTGTTTTCAGTTTTTATGCATAATGTCTATAAAAGCTATTATAAAAAACAGAAAGAAAAATTAATTTTAGCGAATAAACGAGACCTAGAGTTAAAGGAACTTGAGACAGAGCAACAATTGATGCAGTTAAAAAATGAGAGTCTGCAACAAGATATCGAGAATAAAAATAGGGAATTAGCGATCTCTACAATGAGCTTAATTAAGAAAAACGAATTTTTGAATAGTATCAAAGATGAGCTGAAATCTTCGGAAACAGAAAAAGGCTTAAAGTCTGTTGTCAAAATTATTGATAAGAATATCAACAATACCGATGATTGGAAATTCTTTCAAGAGGCCTTCAATAACGCCGATAAGGACTTTCTGAAAAAGGTGAAATCTATACATCCTAAATTGACGCCTAACGATCTGAAGTTATGTGCCTATTTACGCTTAAACCTTACTTCAAAAGAAATTGCCCCACTTCTCAATATCTCTCCTAGAAGTGTAGAGGTGAAACGGTATCGATTGCGTAAAAAAATGAATTTACCGCATGAAGCGAGTCTTACCAACTATATTTTAGAGATGTAAATACCATACAATTCCTTTTTAGTCCTATACATTACCCATACAAAATAGCTTAAATCCTCTATTACAACGTTTTCGTTCAATAATTTTTAATTGCTAACAGCGCCGTAAAACCTGATAATAATTATCGATTTCCTAATTTTTAAACGGTTTTATTGAGATGTATGCTATTTGTTGGGGTGAAATTTATTATATTGAAATAGATTTCGCCTAGATTTATCATTCCCAAATTATACCTACAAGTTACAGCTTGATCCTTTTAATCAGATTCACCATAGATTTTGATAAAGAGAAGCATATCAATCGAGTTAGCAATCAGTTTTCAATTAATGTTAAATTTTTATTTGAATGAATAGAATAATAAAAAAGCAAGGCTTCCTTTTCATGTTCTTGTTGTTTTCTGCAATGTCTTTTTCCCAAAACGAAAAGGTTTATGTGAGAAATGACCAAGATGGAATGACTTTAATGGTCAATGGAGAAGCGTTTATGGTCAATGGTATGAACTGGGATTATATTCCAATTGGTACCAATACAGTGGACGCCAATTTTTGGAAAAAATCTGATGATATTATTAAGGCGGGCCTAGATTCTGAAATGTCTTTGCTTAAGAATATGGGGGTTAATGTCATTAGACAGTACACGGGTGTGCCTGCAAGATGGATTGAGTACATCTACAAAAATTATGGCATCTACACCATGTTAAATCATCCGTTTGGAAGATACGGACTTACTCTAGACGGTGTTTGGACGCCTGTTACCATTTATGATGATGCCGCAACCCAAGAACATTTAATGGATGAAGTCAACAATTTGGTTAATGAATATAAAGATACGCCAGGATTGTTGTTGTATTTATTGGGAAATGAAAATAACTACGGACTTTTTTGGCAAGGGGCAGAAACCGAAGATTTCCCAGATGATGAGGAAGAAAAGAAATTTATTGGTGAAAAGCGCGGGCGTCCCATGTATCGTTTAATGAATGATGCAGCAAAAGCAATGAAAGCTATAGACGGTTCGCATCCTGTAGCCATTTGTAACGGCGATGTTCTTTTTATAGATATTGTAGCAGAAGAGTGTAAAGACGTAGATATCTACGGAACCAATACGTATCGAGGTGTCTCATTTACAGACATGTTTGATGTGGTAAAAGAAAAATTAGATATGCCGGTCTTGTTTACAGAGTTTGGTGCAGATGCTTTTAATGCTAAGGAAAATAGAGAAGATCAGAAAGCACAAGCGTATTACATGGTAGAAAACTGGAAAGAAATTTACCAAAATGCTTCAGGATTAGGAAAAACAGGAGTATCCATCGGTGGCTTTACATTTCAATTTAGCGATGGCTGGTGGAAATATGGTTTTGACGACAGGGAAAATGCAGATATTCATGATAATAATGCATCCTGGGCAAACGGAGGTTATCTTAAAGACTATGTCCCAGGACGTAACAACATGAATGAGGAGTGGTTTGGGATTTGTGCCAAAGGCCCAACGAACGAGCGTGGTCTTTATGAGCTCTATCCACGTGCTGCTTATTATGCTTTAAAAGAAGCCCATCAGCTTAATCCTTACGATACGGATATGACAGGGGATTTTGTTACTAATTATTTCAATAATATTCAATTGGTCGATGCGGTTTTGAGAGCTAGAGGAGATAAAGCGGCCTTAGGCGGTAATGACCAAAAAATAAGATTAAGTCAATTGACAGCAAAATTCACAACGTTCAATACGGGAGGAAGCCTCATTACAACCCCAGAAACTCCAGAACCCGATGGTAATGTATTTCCTAACCAGTTGGGTTTTGATCATATGCAATCTTACTTTATTGGTGTAGAAGGAAACCCCGCTCCCAATGTAAGGGCAGAAGTTAATTTTAACGTAGTTGGAAATGTAGCTCAAAACCCAATAGATGAAATTTTCTACGAAAATAGATCAAGACCATTAACTGTTAATTCAGATGACGGTGACGTTGTTTTGGGAGATGTCAATAAGGTAAACCTCTATCAAGCGGAATTTGAATGGAATGCAAAGGATTTTGACCTTCGTGGATTTTATAGAACAAGTCATTACCATTGGCAATATGAAGGGGATTTTTTCGGTCTTTATCCAGAGGCTAATTATGGTCCTAATCTAGACATATACGGAGGAGAAATTCTAGGTATAGAGATGGATGGGAAAGGTGCTTTTGATGGTTTAAAGGCGGCCTTTGGTCCGCAATTATGGTGGGGTGCAAATCCAACCATGTTATTTAAATATCAAAAAAGTCTTGGTAATTATGATATTACAGGGATTTATCATAGGGACGTTGAGACGGAGCTGCGATTTGACGAAAGTGGTCGTCGTGTTCTAGATCAAAACCAGCTGCGAAGTGGTATCATTCCAGCGTATCCAACAGAGAGAGCAACCATTGCTGTAGAGCGTGAACTTGGTGATTTTGGAATAACTCTTGGCGGTATTTGGAGTGGAAGCCCATTAAACGGAAGTTCTTTTCAAGATGTTAAAGATGGGGTCGTTTATGTAGATAAAGTAGAAAGTAATGATAACTGGGGAGCAAAAGCTAAAGTTACCTATGAAGGTGGTCGATTTAATGCCTATGCCCAAGGTGCTGTTATGGGTTTAGTGGCAAATGGAGGAGCAGATGCCACCCAAACTTTCACCGGTTGGAAGTTAAAGGACTCTGGAAGTGGAAACCTCAATAATGTCTTAGCAGGATTTACGTATTCGTTTTCAAACTTTCAAATTGCTCCAAACTTTATGTGGCAAAAACCATTGGTTGATCCAATGCCAAATGGGGTCAATGCTCCGGGCAGATTGAGAAATGTTATTGATGATCCATTCGCCGTTAGAGGTGGTAATAGAGAAACCACTGCAGGAGAGATTCTTTTTACATATGATCCTACTCCTGGGACATGGATGTATCAATGGGATAATGACCGATCAGAAGATGCAGAGTTCGCCATGAATTTAGGTTTTGTTTTCCGTCATCTGCCAACCACGCAAGATGGTGCTATCGGTTTTCAGGCAGATCGTACGTTTTTTGCTTTTCCTAATTCTGCACCGGCAGAAGACCTTTGGGAAATTCATTCTAGAATGGTCTCTAAGCTCACTCCAGATTTAGGATTAATAGGTAATTTCTACTACGGAAATGGTCAGGCTAATGGAGATAGTCAACGATTAATAAAACGCTTTGGAGGAAACGTTAGAGCGATCTATAAGAAAATGAAAGTAGAAACTCATGTGAAAGTAAACGATTGGGGACCTTTTGATTACCATCGTGATTTCAACTTAACGTTTCCGCTTCAGCTCATGTTAGATTTTTCAACATCTTTAGGAAAGCCAGATTGGTTCGTTTTACCGAGTACCACGATTGGTATTAGAGGAACTTGGCGTTCATTAAATCAATTTTCTCCACGATACGCACCAAATGCTTTAGACCCCAACGGGTTTGATAATGTACCAATTGTTAGTCCTGTTGGTTTTCCTAACGGAGATGAGTGGGAAATAAGAACGTACGTGCATATCAATATTGGCAAATAATAAAAATATCATGAATAAAATAAAAAATATATTCTCAAAAAATAACTGGTCAATCTTATTTCTGTTTTTGATCATTACTGGCTGCGAAAGAGACTTAACCGATGAAGCCGTCTTTGCTGAATTTCCAAATAATGGAGATGTGTTTACAGATTCATTTTCAGCAGGATTAGATTATTTCCCATTTGTTGGGGAAGGTGCCGATCCAGAGGCTTTTACTGTTGTTACCGATGAGGTTTACGAAGGTGATGCCGCAATGCGTTTTGATGTGCCTTCGTTTGGTAACGGATTTGTTGGTGCAACTTTCAATACAACCGTCAAAAGAAACCTTTCGGGCTTTGATGCACTTACTTTTTATGCAAAAGCATCACAGGCTGCAACCATAAACGAGATAGGATTTGGTATTGATGGTGAGAATAGTGATAGATATCAAACTACTTTAAATAATGTGGCAATAAGTACAAGTTGGAAAAAATATATTATACCAATACCTGATCCCTCTAAGCTTATTAATGTCTCTGGCTTACTTTGGATTGCAGAGGGAGCAACAAACGCGGATGATGAGGGCGGATATGTATTTTGGCTAGATGAAGTAAAGTTTGAGAGATTAGGGACTTTAGCTCAGCCACAACCGAGAATATTTGGCGGTATTGATTTAGAGCAGCCAGGATTTTTGGGTATTTCTACTTCAGTTACTGGGCTCAGCCAAACTTATAATTCAGCTAGTGGAGAAAATATCACTGTGAGCACTCAACCCGTTTTTTTTAATTTTCAGTCTTCAAATACTGATGTTGCAATAGTTGATGAATCTGGTGTAATATCAATTATTGGTATAGGTTCAGCAACAATAACGGCAATGATTAATGGAGTGGAAGCTGAAGGTTCGATTCAGCTAAATGTGGAAGGCGGTTTTGATTTCGCTCCTATTCCTCCAAGTAGAAATCCAGAAGATGTTGTATCCGTCTTTAGCGACGCCTATAATAACGTGCCTGTGGATTATTATAATGGGTTTTTTAATGGAGACGGTCAAACTACAGAAGGAGGAGAACCGCCTTTAGATATTTCGGAAGATAATATCATCAATTATACATCTTTGAACTTTGTTGGTATAGGCACTTTTCTCAACGTGTCTCCAATTGATATTTCTGAAATGACACATTTGCATATAGATATTAAACCAAACGAAGCAGTACAAGGTGGAGACTTCATTTTGATAAGATTATTGAATGGCGTTCAAACTAATAATGAAACTTCAGGCTTCGTTCAATTTAACTCAGGTAATTTTGAACAAGATGTATGGCAAAGTTTTGATATTCCAATCGAAGATTTCAATCTTTCTGATACTTCTCAAATAGGACTTCTCTTTTTTGAATCGGGTGGAACATTACAAAATATTTTCGTTGATAATATTTATTATTACAGGGAATAATAACTGATTTTAAGCTATAAAAATTGATAATTTATGAAAGTTAGATATAACGATAAAATTAATCCTTTTGTTCTTTTTTGGATGTTTTCAATGTCCTTAATTATCGTGAGTTGCAATACAGATGACACACAGACGGTGACCACTTTTGATAATCTGGTCCTTGAGGATAATTTTGATATTGATGGCGCTCCAGATTCTAATCTATGGGCCTTTGATATTGGAACAGGAGAAGATCAAGGTTTGGACAGATGGGGCAATAATGAACTGCAATACTACACCGACAGAACTGAAAATGTAAAAGTTGAAAACGGATTTTTATTAATTACAGCTAGACAAGAAGCTTTTGAGAATTCATCTTACACATCAGCACGTTTGAAGACTAAGGGTAAATTTCAGCAAAAATATGGGCGTTTTGAAGCACGAATTCGATTGCCTTATGGGCAAGGCATGTGGCCAGCGTTTTGGATGTTGGGTGATGATAGCGATGGTGCAGAATGGCCGCAAATTGGAGAAATCGATATCATGGAAAATCGTGGGCAAGAACCAACCTTGATCACGGGAAGTGTTCATGGTCCAGGCTACTCGGCAGGTAATGCAGAATCAAAATCATACACGCTTAATGGCGACAGGTTTGATACGGGCTTTCATGTTTTTGGTATAGAGTGGGGACCAGATTACATCAACTACTATGTTGATGATGTGCTTTACAATCAAATTACTCCAGAAGATGTTTCTGGAGAATGGGTCTTTAACGATCGCCCTTTCTATATGCTCCTCAATTTGGCTATAGGCGGTGATTTTGTTGGAAACCCAACCGATGATACAGAGTTTCCACAAACCATGCTCATTGATTATGTGCGTGTTTATCAAAAATAGCAAGATCAAAAAAACACCCCTTAAAAGGGAATCCTTAGATATTTGAACATTAGAGAGGATGGAATTAATAAGTTATAAATTAAAATATAAAAAAATGATTAAAGGAATTAGAATAATAGGTTTGCTAATCTTTGCATTGGCTTTTTGTGGGTGTGAGGATGATGACGCCTTGCTTCCTCAAATAGAAGCGGTATTTACGCACACTATAGATCAAGAGAGTGGTGTGGTAACATTTATCAATGCATCCAGTAATGCCGATACGTATTCTTGGGATTTTGGAGATGGTACAACGTCTTCTCAAATCAATCCCGTCAAAATGTATTCAACAGGGACTTATACCATAGTATTGACAGCAGAAAATGCTGCAGGAGCTTCAGATAGTTATGAAGATACGATCTCCATTCAAATTCCTGAGCCAATAACGTTGCCTATCACTTTTGATAATCCGCAGGTATCTTACAATGCCACGACTTTTGGAGGTGTTTCATTTAGTGTAGTTGAAAATCCAGATCTTTCTGGAGTTAATGATGTGGCATCAAACGTAGGTGAGATTGTTAACAGTGGCGCAGCCTTTGAAGGATTGTTTTTTGATTTAGATACCTCACTTAATTTGAGTGATGATAACTCAGTAAAAATGAAATTTTGGTCTCAGTCGCCAATAGATGTGCTTTTAAAACTTGAAGAAGGAACGGGTTCCGACGCAGAAACGACAGCCAGTCATGGTGGTACAGGTTGGGAAGAATTAATTTTTACCTATACTTCTTCATCTAGTTATTCAAGATTAACATTGTTTGTTGACGGTCCGGGAGCCACAGCAGGAACATTTTACTTAGATGATATTGAACAAGCTTTTGTTGTAGTTGGCCCTAATTGTGTGCCAGAAACCACACAATCACTTAACGCAGCAGATTTTAACCTTACGTTCCAGAATGATCCAACCGCAAGCATCGAATCTGATGGTGCAGGATTTGCCTGGATCGATAATCCCGATGTGGACAACTCAGTAAACAGCTCTTGTAAAGTAGGACAGATCGATAGAACTAGCGCCGCGATGTTTGCAAATAATCAAATTACACTAGATGCTAAATTGGATTTTAATGCAAATTCTGGCTTTAAAATGAAGGTTTGGGCTCCTCAAGGAGAAACAGAAGTTTTACTAAAATTAGAAGATCAAAATGCAGCAGGAACGTTTAAGGAAGTATTTGCTACAACATCGGCAGGAAGTGGAATGCAGTGGGAAGAATTAACCTTTAATTTTGTTCCAGAAGATTCTAATAAATATGACAAGATTGTATTGTTCTTTGAATTAGGCACTAGTACTCAAGAAACCTACTACATCGATGACCTCGCATTGTTTGGTGACGGCGGAGGTGGTGGCACTGGTGGAGGTGGCGGCGGATGTGACGGTGATGCCGTTGCTGCAACATCACTTCCAGTTACTTTTGAAGGCTGCGAGTCGTTTATAAGTACGTTTTCTAGTAGTGATGCAACACCGGTGACTACGAGCTTAGTAGATAACCCTTCACAATCGGGTATCAATACTTCAGATTACGTAATGCAAATTATCAAGCCTAGCGGTATCAATCGTTGGGGAGGTATCCAAAACTCTTTTCCAGCAGGTACAATAGATTTTACAACGCAAACCTTTAAGGTTAAGGTGTATTCTAGCATTCCAGATGTGACTTACAGGTTTGAAATAGCATTAGATCCACAGACTACTCCTGTAACAGGAAATCCAGCACCACAGTTTCGTCAAGTAACTGGAGGCGCTAATGAGTGGGTTGAACTAGAGTTTACTTTTATAAACCTGCCGCCATCTGGATCTCCTACGGTGTATAACCAACTTGTTATTAAGCCAGATAATCCAGATGGTACCGATGGCGATGTTACAACCGAGGAGCGCGTGTATTATATAGATGATTTAAGATTAGACTAACATATTACAAGTTCATTTATTCAAAAGGTCGAGATAGCTCGGCCTTTTTTCAAAATTTTTTTTTGTAAAAAGACACAAGAAAGGTCAATTAATACAACAATTTAGACAATGCAAAGTGAGAAGTCAATAGATTTAAAAAGCGTTACCATTGATAACGAATCCTTTTTCAAGATTACTAATAGCGATCAATTACGACCATTTTTTATGAGCATTGTGAGTGATGCCAATCATTGGTTATTTGTTGCAAGTAATGGCGGTATCTCTGCCGGTCGAAAAAATAGCGAGTATGCCTTTTTTCCATATTATACAGATGATAAGATCACAGAATCTGTTGAAGTTACGGGTAGTAAATCTGTATTCATCGTAGACACTGAAGACGGTAAGAAAACCTGGGAACCTTTTTCCATTCGCAATGCCGGCATTTTTAAGAAAACGCGAAATCTCTATAAAAATAACTTCGGAAATAAGGTCATTTTCGAGGAAGAAAATCATGATCTCAACCTCACCTTCAGATACCAATGGAGTTCAAGCAATACTTACGGTTTTGTAAAAACGGCCACATTGATCAATACCTCAAGCTCAGCGCAGCAGGTTTCTGTACTAGATGGCTTACAGAATATTTTGCCGTTTGGTGTTCCTTCAGAAACACAAATGCGGGTTAGTAATCTTGTAGATGCCTATAAACGTAGCGAACTAGTTAAAGACGCAGGTCTCGGCATTTTTGCATTGAGCGCCATTATAGTTGATAAGGCAGAGCCTAGTGAGGCGCTTAAAGCCAATATCGCATGGTCTTTAGGCTTAGAGAACGCTAAATATTTGGTCTCCTCAAAACAAATTTCCGAGTTTAGAAAAGGGCTTCCTATCACTCAAGAGCTGGATGTTAAAGCAGAAAAAGGTGCTTATTTTATTAATGCGGAAATGAGCTTACCAGCAAACTCTGAAAAGAAATGGATGATTATTGGTAATGTTAATCAAAATCATTCTGCAATCGTAGCGCTCGTAGACGAGATAAAAAACGATAAGCACCTCGGTTCGAAGGTTAAGGCGGATATTGAAAAAGGTACAGAAACCTTGATTAAATTAAATGCCGGTGCAGATGCAATGCAGCTTACGGCAGACCATCTTAGAGATACCAGACACTTCTCGAACACTTTGTTCAATATCATGCGAGGTGGCATTTTTGATCATAATTATCAAATTGAAAGACAAGACTTCAGTACATACATCTCTAAAGCAAATACGAAGGTCTATACTGAAGTAAAAGACATTTTAAATGCACTCCCAGAAACTTTTGACTTATCAAAGCTAAAAGACACAGCAGGCTCAAGTGAGGATTTAGATTTTAAACGACTTTGTTTAGAATATATGCCATTAAAGTTTAGTCGTAGACATGGGGATCCTAGTAGACCTTGGAATAAGTTTTCTATAAACACTACAAATGAAGAGGATGGTTCAAAAATTCTAGATTACGAAGGGAATTGGAGGGACATTTTTCAAAACTGGGAGGCTCTAGCACATGCTTACCCAGAGTTTATTGAAAGTATGATCCATAAATTTTTAAACGCGAGTACCTTTGATGGGTATAACCCTTATCGCGTCACAAAAGATGGTTTTGATTGGGAAACGATCGAGCCAGATGATCCTTGGTCTTACATAGGATATTGGGGTGATCATCAAATTATTTATTTGCTCAAATTTCTTGAGTTTATAGAACACCATAAGCCAGGTAAATTGAAGTCTTATTTTGATGCTTCTATCTTTGTCTATGCCAATGTGCCTTATAGAATTAAGGCTTATGATACTATCTTGAGCAATCCAAAAGACACGATTGATTTTGATATAGATATTCAAAAACAAATAGAGGCAGAGCGTCTTCAGCTTGGTGCAGATGGTACGCTTCTAAAAGCTCGTGATCATTCCATCTATAAAGTCAATTTTATTGAGAAGTTATTAGCCACAGTATTGGCAAAGCTATCCAATTTTATTCCAGAAGGAGGGATTTGGTTAAATACCCAAAGGCCAGAATGGAACGACGCCAATAACGCATTGGTTGGTAATGGTGTATCCATGGTGACCTTGTATTATTTAAGGCGCTTTCTCCATTATTTTCAAAGTATTTTGTCTAATGCCGATGTGCAAAATGTTCATATTTCCGAAGAATTATTGGAGTTTTTCAACGGGGTACATGATGCATTTAAGGAGCATGAGTCGTTATTAAGCGGTGCCTTCAATGACAAGCAGCGTAAAGCAGTTTTAGATCAATTGGGAACTAGTGCCAGTCACTACCGATTGGCGATTTATAAAAATGGGTTTTCCGGTAAAAAGCAAGCCCTAAAATTAGATGATCTTCAAGCTTTAATTACAATAAGCTTAAACTATTTGGACCATTCAATTGAAGCCAATCAAAGAAAAGATAAGTTATATCACGCTTACAATTTGATGACTGTAGCATCAGACAACAGCGTTTCTATATCTTATTTAGAGGAAATGTTAGAGGGTCAGGTAGCGGTGTTGAGTTCCGGTTATTTAGATTCTAAAACAGCCTTAGAGGTGTTGAATGCCATGAAAAACTCTAGATTATTTCGTCCAGATCAATACAGTTATTTACTCTATCCAAATAAGGAACTCCCCGGGTTTATGGTAAAAAACACCATTCCTAAAGAAGCGGTTTCCAAATCACAATTGATAAAACAACTTACAGATCATGGCAACACATCCATTGTAGAAAAGGATGTGCACGGTGATTATCATTTCAATGGAAATTTCAACAACGCCGAGAGTCTGAAACAGGCATTAGCCAAATTGAAAACCTCTCAATTTTCCGATTTAGTTGAACAGGAAACCCCGCTGCTTCTTAGCACTTTTGAAAAGGTGTTTAATCACAAAGCGTTTACAGGCAGATCGGGCACATTTTATGGCTACGAAGGTCTGGGGTCTATTTACTGGCACATGGTATCTAAGTTGCAATATGCAGTGCAAGAAGTGTGCTTAGGTGCTATTAAAGACAAAGAAAGTGATGAGGTAATTGGTAAATTGTTAGAGCATTATTACGAAATAAATGAAGGGATTGGGGTACATAAGTCGCCAGAACTTTACGGGGCTTTCCCAACCGATCCTTATTCTCATACTCCCGCAGGAAAAGGTGCACAACAACCTGGGATGACGGGGCAGGTTAAGGAAGACATCTTATCTCGAATTGGAGAGCTTGGCGTATTTGTTCAAAATGGTCAGATACGCTTCAATCCGTGTCTGTTGAGAACCGATGAATTTTTAAAAACACCTAAAGTATATCACTATACAGATGTTGTTCAAAGCGCTCGCCATATAGAGTTGGAAGCAAATATGTTGGCCTTTACCTATTGCCAAGTACCAGTTATATATGAATTGGGCAATACAACAGGAGTTGAGGTTACGTTTTCAAATTCAGAAACAACAGCCTTTGACACCCTAACCTTAGACGAGGCCATAAGCGCTCATATTTTTAAAAGAAACAATAAAATTAAACAGGTCAAAGTATACGTAACGAAGCAGATTTGTAATTAAAATCAAATTGAGTCTTTTACGCCGTACTCTATTTCAGTCCATAAACCAATCAAAAATGAAGTATTTAAAATCATCACTTATTGTGCTTTTGGCGATGCTCTTTTGTGCGGCATGTAAAGAAGAAGCCAAGGACAAAAACCAGCCAGAAATCGTGAAAAAACCATCAACTATAACCGCAAAGGATATCTTGGGTAATCCAAACTATCATGCCATTTCATTTGGCGCTTACAGAGAGAAAACCTTAGATGTTGAGCCTACATTAGAAGAACTCAAAGACGATATGAAATTACTATCTGCTATGGGGATTAAGGTCATACGTAATTATAAAGTGCATTTACCAGAGGCTACAAACATCTTAAAAGCGATAACCGCATTAAAAAAGGAAGATCCTTCTTTTGAAATGTATGTGATGTTGGGAGCATGGATCGATTGTAAAAATGCGTGGACAGACAAAGCTCCAGATCATAATGTAGAGAGTGAGGCCAATAAGCCTCAAATAGAAAAGGCCGTAGCACTAGCCAACCAATATCCAGATATTGTTAAGGTTATAGCCGTAGGTAATGAGGCTATGGTGAAATGGGCAGAAACCTATTATGTGCAACCAAGTGTTATTTTAAAATGGGTCAACCATCTGCAGGCTCTCAAAAAGGACGATAAACTTCCCAGGGATTTATGGATTACAAGTTCAGATAACTTTGCCTCATGGGGTGGCGGAGATCCCTTGTATCATACTGAAGATTTAACAAAGCTCATTCATGCGGTCGATTTCATTTCGATGCACACCTATCCTATGCATGATACGCACTATAATCCTGCATTTTGGGGTGTTCCTAAATATGAAAAAAACCTATCAGATAAGCAGAAGGTAAAAGCGGCGATGCTGCGCGCTAAAAATTACGCCATCTCACAATATAATGGGGTTAAGAACTACATGGAAAGTCTTGGGGTGAATAAACCAATTCATATAGGAGAAACGGGTTGGGCTTCACATTCTAACGGATTTTATGGTCCTAATGGTTCTAAGGCCTGTGACGAATATAAAGAGGCCTTGTACTATCAACATATGCGAGAATGGACCGATAGCGCAGGTATCTCTTGTTTTTATTTTGAAGCCTTTAATGAGCAATGGAAAGATGCGGCAAACCCTGGAGGCTCAGAAAATCATTTTGGACTCTTTAAAATCAACGGCGAAGCAAAATATGTGCTTTGGGATTTGGTAGATAAAGGCAGATTTGAGGGGTTAACCAGAAATGGAAACCCGATAGTCAAGTCATACAACGGTAATGAAGAACAGCTCATGCAGGATGTTTTGGTTCCGCCTACAGTTCAAGAAATAGCATCGCGATCACATTAGATATAGACGACCAATTCATAAAAAAGGAAAGAGATATGAGACTTACAAAACCGCTTATTGCCATTCTTGT
Proteins encoded in this window:
- a CDS encoding PKD domain-containing protein, producing MIKGIRIIGLLIFALAFCGCEDDDALLPQIEAVFTHTIDQESGVVTFINASSNADTYSWDFGDGTTSSQINPVKMYSTGTYTIVLTAENAAGASDSYEDTISIQIPEPITLPITFDNPQVSYNATTFGGVSFSVVENPDLSGVNDVASNVGEIVNSGAAFEGLFFDLDTSLNLSDDNSVKMKFWSQSPIDVLLKLEEGTGSDAETTASHGGTGWEELIFTYTSSSSYSRLTLFVDGPGATAGTFYLDDIEQAFVVVGPNCVPETTQSLNAADFNLTFQNDPTASIESDGAGFAWIDNPDVDNSVNSSCKVGQIDRTSAAMFANNQITLDAKLDFNANSGFKMKVWAPQGETEVLLKLEDQNAAGTFKEVFATTSAGSGMQWEELTFNFVPEDSNKYDKIVLFFELGTSTQETYYIDDLALFGDGGGGGTGGGGGGCDGDAVAATSLPVTFEGCESFISTFSSSDATPVTTSLVDNPSQSGINTSDYVMQIIKPSGINRWGGIQNSFPAGTIDFTTQTFKVKVYSSIPDVTYRFEIALDPQTTPVTGNPAPQFRQVTGGANEWVELEFTFINLPPSGSPTVYNQLVIKPDNPDGTDGDVTTEERVYYIDDLRLD
- a CDS encoding carbohydrate binding domain-containing protein; translated protein: MNKIKNIFSKNNWSILFLFLIITGCERDLTDEAVFAEFPNNGDVFTDSFSAGLDYFPFVGEGADPEAFTVVTDEVYEGDAAMRFDVPSFGNGFVGATFNTTVKRNLSGFDALTFYAKASQAATINEIGFGIDGENSDRYQTTLNNVAISTSWKKYIIPIPDPSKLINVSGLLWIAEGATNADDEGGYVFWLDEVKFERLGTLAQPQPRIFGGIDLEQPGFLGISTSVTGLSQTYNSASGENITVSTQPVFFNFQSSNTDVAIVDESGVISIIGIGSATITAMINGVEAEGSIQLNVEGGFDFAPIPPSRNPEDVVSVFSDAYNNVPVDYYNGFFNGDGQTTEGGEPPLDISEDNIINYTSLNFVGIGTFLNVSPIDISEMTHLHIDIKPNEAVQGGDFILIRLLNGVQTNNETSGFVQFNSGNFEQDVWQSFDIPIEDFNLSDTSQIGLLFFESGGTLQNIFVDNIYYYRE
- a CDS encoding family 16 glycosylhydrolase — its product is MKVRYNDKINPFVLFWMFSMSLIIVSCNTDDTQTVTTFDNLVLEDNFDIDGAPDSNLWAFDIGTGEDQGLDRWGNNELQYYTDRTENVKVENGFLLITARQEAFENSSYTSARLKTKGKFQQKYGRFEARIRLPYGQGMWPAFWMLGDDSDGAEWPQIGEIDIMENRGQEPTLITGSVHGPGYSAGNAESKSYTLNGDRFDTGFHVFGIEWGPDYINYYVDDVLYNQITPEDVSGEWVFNDRPFYMLLNLAIGGDFVGNPTDDTEFPQTMLIDYVRVYQK
- a CDS encoding glycoside hydrolase family 2 TIM barrel-domain containing protein — protein: MNRIIKKQGFLFMFLLFSAMSFSQNEKVYVRNDQDGMTLMVNGEAFMVNGMNWDYIPIGTNTVDANFWKKSDDIIKAGLDSEMSLLKNMGVNVIRQYTGVPARWIEYIYKNYGIYTMLNHPFGRYGLTLDGVWTPVTIYDDAATQEHLMDEVNNLVNEYKDTPGLLLYLLGNENNYGLFWQGAETEDFPDDEEEKKFIGEKRGRPMYRLMNDAAKAMKAIDGSHPVAICNGDVLFIDIVAEECKDVDIYGTNTYRGVSFTDMFDVVKEKLDMPVLFTEFGADAFNAKENREDQKAQAYYMVENWKEIYQNASGLGKTGVSIGGFTFQFSDGWWKYGFDDRENADIHDNNASWANGGYLKDYVPGRNNMNEEWFGICAKGPTNERGLYELYPRAAYYALKEAHQLNPYDTDMTGDFVTNYFNNIQLVDAVLRARGDKAALGGNDQKIRLSQLTAKFTTFNTGGSLITTPETPEPDGNVFPNQLGFDHMQSYFIGVEGNPAPNVRAEVNFNVVGNVAQNPIDEIFYENRSRPLTVNSDDGDVVLGDVNKVNLYQAEFEWNAKDFDLRGFYRTSHYHWQYEGDFFGLYPEANYGPNLDIYGGEILGIEMDGKGAFDGLKAAFGPQLWWGANPTMLFKYQKSLGNYDITGIYHRDVETELRFDESGRRVLDQNQLRSGIIPAYPTERATIAVERELGDFGITLGGIWSGSPLNGSSFQDVKDGVVYVDKVESNDNWGAKAKVTYEGGRFNAYAQGAVMGLVANGGADATQTFTGWKLKDSGSGNLNNVLAGFTYSFSNFQIAPNFMWQKPLVDPMPNGVNAPGRLRNVIDDPFAVRGGNRETTAGEILFTYDPTPGTWMYQWDNDRSEDAEFAMNLGFVFRHLPTTQDGAIGFQADRTFFAFPNSAPAEDLWEIHSRMVSKLTPDLGLIGNFYYGNGQANGDSQRLIKRFGGNVRAIYKKMKVETHVKVNDWGPFDYHRDFNLTFPLQLMLDFSTSLGKPDWFVLPSTTIGIRGTWRSLNQFSPRYAPNALDPNGFDNVPIVSPVGFPNGDEWEIRTYVHINIGK